From Humisphaera borealis, the proteins below share one genomic window:
- a CDS encoding ATPase, T2SS/T4P/T4SS family codes for MDQPYLDINNAGGRRQLVLRDEAITIGRHADNKLVLADHMASRFHCVIERRGAQFVLRDLGASNGTRVNGQLVRTVALAPGDVVTIGSTNLVLVLPGTDFSPGVASAVPDDDATEEIEELTEADMVEELTEADLVQDIEELDLDNVDRIPLLLDDSDEEIIELDNPLPDVPTGAPPTLVQGGLDDYESRLWSMAEAQTDRFFGEADIAILDCKGQVQHAAGKPIGPGERQPPDVLRLLLLLCFRSRATDIHMEPREGSFHCRIRVDGVMVDVCDFPASMGTRIGGVVKVLCQIDTSQRNIVQEGHFAATSPGRDRQVRRVDYRVSFAPAVTGQKLVVRVLDPTTAPAKLADLVLPKDLEEALNDAIEQDSGMVLVCGPTGSGKTSTLYALVRSIDVQQRNVVTIEDPVEIRIENATQIPVDEEKGNTFPTLLRSVLRQDPDVILVGEIRDAETARVAMQASITGHLVFSTVHTKDALGTVYRLLDLGVEPYLLAQGLQVIIAQRLVRRLCPACKRATLMTPEQRTRIGPQAEGVTHLYTPVGCARCLGTGYHGRLAFFEMLRATDDLRDAISHSPSGADLRKALEKSPFTRLIESGRKLAFEGLAALDEVEKAVGR; via the coding sequence ATGGACCAACCTTACCTCGACATCAATAACGCCGGCGGACGACGGCAGCTTGTCCTGCGCGACGAAGCGATCACCATCGGTCGTCACGCCGACAACAAGCTCGTCCTGGCCGACCACATGGCCAGCCGGTTCCACTGCGTCATCGAACGGCGGGGAGCGCAGTTCGTCCTGCGTGACCTGGGGGCCAGCAATGGGACACGCGTCAACGGCCAGCTCGTCCGAACGGTCGCCCTGGCACCCGGCGATGTCGTGACGATCGGATCGACGAACCTGGTTCTTGTCCTGCCAGGCACCGACTTTTCGCCGGGCGTGGCGTCGGCAGTTCCCGACGACGACGCCACTGAAGAGATAGAGGAACTGACCGAAGCCGACATGGTCGAAGAGCTGACCGAGGCCGACCTTGTCCAAGACATCGAAGAACTCGACCTGGACAATGTCGACCGCATCCCACTGCTGCTGGACGACAGCGACGAAGAGATCATCGAGCTGGATAACCCGCTGCCGGACGTGCCGACCGGTGCACCGCCGACCCTCGTACAAGGCGGGTTGGACGACTACGAATCGCGCCTCTGGTCAATGGCCGAGGCCCAGACCGACCGGTTCTTCGGCGAAGCCGATATTGCGATCCTCGATTGTAAGGGGCAGGTGCAGCACGCCGCCGGAAAGCCGATCGGCCCCGGCGAGCGACAGCCGCCGGATGTGCTAAGGCTGCTGCTGTTGCTCTGTTTCCGCAGCCGGGCAACCGACATTCACATGGAGCCACGCGAGGGCAGCTTCCACTGCCGTATTCGCGTCGATGGCGTGATGGTGGATGTCTGCGATTTCCCCGCATCGATGGGCACGCGCATCGGCGGGGTGGTGAAGGTGTTGTGCCAGATCGATACCTCGCAACGGAACATCGTGCAGGAAGGGCACTTCGCCGCGACGTCGCCCGGCCGCGACCGGCAGGTCCGCCGGGTGGATTACCGCGTCAGCTTCGCGCCGGCCGTCACCGGACAGAAGCTGGTCGTACGAGTGCTCGACCCGACCACCGCGCCGGCAAAGCTGGCCGACCTGGTCTTGCCGAAAGATCTGGAAGAGGCGCTGAACGACGCGATCGAACAGGATTCGGGCATGGTGCTGGTGTGCGGGCCGACGGGCTCCGGCAAGACCAGCACGCTGTATGCGCTGGTTCGCAGCATCGACGTGCAGCAGCGCAATGTGGTGACGATCGAAGATCCGGTGGAAATCCGGATCGAGAACGCGACACAGATCCCTGTGGACGAAGAGAAGGGTAACACGTTCCCGACGCTGCTCCGATCGGTCCTGCGGCAGGACCCGGATGTCATCCTTGTCGGCGAAATCCGCGACGCCGAGACGGCCCGGGTGGCGATGCAGGCATCCATCACCGGGCACCTGGTGTTCTCGACGGTGCACACGAAGGACGCGCTGGGCACGGTCTATCGGCTGCTCGACTTGGGCGTCGAGCCGTACCTTTTAGCTCAGGGCTTGCAGGTGATCATCGCGCAACGGCTCGTGCGGCGGCTCTGCCCGGCATGCAAACGTGCAACGCTGATGACGCCCGAGCAGCGAACAAGAATCGGCCCGCAGGCCGAAGGCGTGACGCACCTGTACACGCCGGTCGGTTGCGCCAGATGCCTGGGCACCGGGTATCACGGCCGACTGGCATTCTTCGAGATGCTGCGGGCGACGGACGATCTGCGCGATGCCATCAGCCACAGCCCGTCCGGAGCCGACCTCCGCAAGGCGCTGGAGAAATCGCCGTTCACGAGGCTGATTGAGTCGGGCCGAAAGCTGGCGTTTGAAGGACTAGCCGCGCTGGACGAGGTAGAGAAGGCGGTAGGGCGGTAG
- a CDS encoding diacylglycerol kinase family protein — protein MIEPVAHPVRRRPFGRLLRSFGYAFAGVGYLFRTQPNARIELAFGIAALGMATWLNISRVEWAVLILTIAAVIILEGLNTAIEAAVDLASPDIHPKAKIAKDVAAGMVLIAAIASVGVGLLILGPPLWEKVM, from the coding sequence ATGATTGAACCTGTCGCCCATCCCGTCCGCCGTCGCCCCTTCGGCCGCTTGTTGCGGTCGTTTGGCTATGCATTCGCAGGGGTGGGGTACCTCTTTCGCACGCAACCCAACGCACGCATTGAACTGGCGTTCGGCATCGCCGCGCTCGGGATGGCAACCTGGCTAAACATCAGCCGGGTCGAGTGGGCCGTGCTTATCCTGACCATCGCCGCAGTGATCATCCTCGAGGGATTGAACACCGCGATCGAGGCCGCAGTGGACCTGGCAAGCCCCGATATTCACCCCAAGGCCAAGATCGCCAAGGACGTCGCCGCCGGCATGGTGCTGATCGCCGCGATCGCGTCTGTGGGGGTGGGGCTGCTGATCCTGGGGCCGCCGTTGTGGGAGAAGGTGATGTAG
- a CDS encoding type II toxin-antitoxin system RelE/ParE family toxin — translation MQSTWVREMGEEEPVQYRVIVQQTAFNDIDRIVDYVEDRSHQGAASVIDMLWKACTSLALLPKRYKVFRPHRDPSQIVRSMPVAPFVIYYRVFDIERVVRVLTVRHGSRRQPKRFP, via the coding sequence GTGCAAAGCACTTGGGTGCGTGAAATGGGGGAAGAAGAACCTGTTCAGTACCGGGTCATCGTCCAACAGACGGCGTTCAACGATATCGATCGCATCGTTGATTACGTTGAGGACCGTTCACACCAGGGGGCGGCGTCTGTCATCGACATGCTCTGGAAGGCTTGCACATCTCTTGCGCTGTTGCCCAAGCGATACAAAGTCTTTCGACCGCACCGTGACCCGAGCCAGATTGTCCGATCGATGCCCGTCGCGCCTTTTGTAATTTATTATCGCGTGTTCGACATCGAACGCGTCGTTCGCGTGCTTACGGTGCGTCATGGTAGCCGCCGACAGCCGAAGCGATTCCCGTAA
- the recG gene encoding ATP-dependent DNA helicase RecG, giving the protein MNAVPAATTSVLDRRIADLAGVSASFARAFASLEISTLGDLLEYFPRDYRFESEELPIAEFVADQVHIARGEVVAVNYTPMHPRPRFEATIFDGTAKLALVWFNGAWLKKKIVPGMHLRVQGKVKYFKNIPSISNPKWSQVDEATERVTESRFRPIYPASVKLTSDAIANFVQEHLPAMLPEVEEWFAPELLWKHDLIGRREAYRLIHAPANLAEAQKGRRRLVYDELMLMQLALGISKSLRGKAITAPVLRIDKLLDERIRKRFPFTLTKAQESAVYEIARDMQSGQPMNRLLQGDVGSGKTVVALYGMLTAVANKLQAALLAPTEVLAEQHYLTLSKALENSAVSIELFTHRTKKQSKGSLMKALGDGKVHIAVGTQALLGEDIEFANLGLVVVDEQHKLGVRQRGLLKSKGMSPHYLIMTATPIPRTLALSYFADFDVTTLNELPPGRLPIKTRWLPSAQAQQAYDFIKKQVSLGHQAYLIVPQVDETGGGDDAKSVVAEHKRLNTGPLAGLKLAMLHGQMSTEDKQSTMAAFRQKQHDVLIATTVIEVGIDVPNATVIVIDNADRFGLSQLHQLRGRVGRGKEQSFCLLIGDPRTESAEERLRALCQSTNGFDIAETDLKLRGPGEFFGTRQHGLPEFKLADLSSELILLHQAREDALAMLKTDPRLTATVFKHLRQALLKRFGDTMALVQIG; this is encoded by the coding sequence ATGAACGCCGTCCCCGCCGCGACAACCTCCGTCCTCGACCGCCGCATCGCTGATCTGGCGGGCGTGTCGGCGTCGTTCGCGCGGGCGTTTGCCTCGCTCGAAATCTCAACGCTCGGCGACCTGCTCGAATATTTCCCTCGCGACTACCGCTTCGAATCGGAAGAGCTGCCGATCGCAGAGTTCGTCGCCGACCAGGTGCACATCGCCCGCGGGGAAGTCGTCGCCGTTAACTACACGCCGATGCATCCGCGGCCGCGGTTCGAGGCGACGATCTTCGATGGCACCGCCAAGCTGGCGCTGGTCTGGTTCAACGGTGCCTGGCTGAAGAAGAAGATCGTGCCGGGCATGCACCTTCGGGTGCAGGGGAAGGTGAAGTACTTCAAGAACATTCCCTCGATCTCTAACCCCAAGTGGTCGCAGGTCGATGAGGCGACCGAGCGCGTGACCGAAAGCCGGTTTCGGCCGATCTACCCGGCGAGCGTGAAGCTGACGAGCGACGCGATCGCCAACTTCGTGCAGGAACATCTGCCGGCGATGCTGCCGGAGGTGGAAGAGTGGTTCGCGCCCGAACTGCTCTGGAAGCACGATCTCATCGGCCGGCGCGAGGCCTATCGGCTCATCCACGCCCCGGCCAATCTCGCCGAGGCGCAGAAGGGCCGCCGACGGCTGGTGTACGACGAGCTGATGCTCATGCAGCTCGCGCTGGGCATCAGCAAGAGCCTGCGCGGCAAGGCGATTACCGCGCCGGTGCTGCGGATCGACAAGCTGCTCGACGAACGCATCCGCAAACGGTTCCCATTCACGCTCACCAAGGCGCAGGAGTCGGCCGTTTACGAGATTGCCCGCGATATGCAGTCCGGCCAGCCGATGAACCGGCTGCTGCAAGGCGACGTCGGCAGCGGCAAGACGGTCGTTGCCCTCTACGGCATGCTGACAGCGGTCGCGAACAAGCTGCAGGCCGCGCTGCTGGCGCCGACGGAAGTCCTCGCCGAGCAGCACTACCTGACGCTGAGCAAAGCCCTCGAAAACTCGGCCGTCTCAATCGAACTGTTCACCCACCGCACCAAGAAGCAGAGCAAGGGATCGCTGATGAAAGCGCTCGGCGACGGCAAGGTGCACATCGCCGTCGGCACGCAGGCGCTGCTGGGTGAAGACATCGAGTTCGCCAACCTGGGCTTGGTGGTGGTGGACGAGCAGCACAAGCTCGGCGTGCGGCAGCGCGGGTTGCTCAAGAGCAAGGGCATGTCGCCGCACTATCTCATCATGACAGCCACGCCGATCCCGCGAACGCTGGCGTTGTCGTACTTTGCCGACTTTGACGTGACGACGCTGAACGAACTGCCGCCGGGCCGGCTGCCGATTAAGACGCGCTGGCTGCCATCGGCGCAGGCGCAGCAGGCGTATGACTTCATCAAGAAGCAGGTCTCGCTCGGCCATCAGGCATACCTGATCGTCCCACAGGTGGATGAGACCGGCGGCGGAGACGACGCCAAGAGCGTGGTCGCCGAGCACAAACGGCTGAACACCGGCCCGCTTGCCGGCTTGAAGCTCGCGATGCTGCATGGCCAGATGAGCACCGAGGACAAGCAATCGACGATGGCGGCGTTCCGCCAGAAGCAGCACGATGTGCTGATCGCGACGACGGTGATCGAGGTCGGTATCGACGTGCCCAACGCGACGGTGATCGTTATCGACAACGCCGATCGGTTTGGCCTGAGCCAGTTACATCAGCTTCGCGGCCGGGTCGGCCGGGGGAAGGAACAGTCTTTCTGCCTGCTGATCGGCGACCCGCGCACCGAGTCGGCGGAGGAGCGCCTTCGTGCGCTATGCCAGAGCACCAACGGCTTCGACATCGCCGAGACCGACCTGAAACTTCGCGGCCCCGGCGAGTTTTTCGGCACCCGCCAGCACGGCCTGCCCGAGTTCAAACTTGCCGACCTGAGCAGCGAGCTGATCCTGCTTCATCAGGCGAGAGAGGACGCACTGGCGATGCTGAAAACCGACCCACGCCTGACGGCAACGGTGTTCAAACACCTTCGGCAGGCGTTGCTCAAACGGTTTGGGGATACGATGGCGCTGGTGCAGATTGGGTAG
- a CDS encoding phospholipase D-like domain-containing protein has product MAESTTAVTRVVTTIGTAGAVAVGGRGLPPGYPYKIESLYGIEDPQFLRTMGFLLGPPMVGGNNVDTLVNGDQIFPAMLEAIESAEKSITLETFIYWEGEVGEKFSRKLADRAKAGVKVHILIDAVGSNKLDDDYVKRMTDAGCDVELYNPLRKSDVLSFGRLNHRTHRKILVIDGKLGFTGGVGIADEWLGNAQDEDHWRDNQYRITGPVVASLQAAFADHWIEATGKVIHGDHYFPLLAETGHKLGQVFKSGPGGGGESMQLMYLLSFAAARKRILLGTAYLVPDQLTINCLIEARQRGVQVQIVIPGTTTDKMITLHASRACWGQMLEAGIEIYLYERTMYHCKLMVVDGLWTSVGSSNLDNRGFRLNGEANLNVFDADLAQVQERLFDDDLKHCHQVTLDEWKKRPMTEKLKEKFARAARWQL; this is encoded by the coding sequence ATGGCGGAATCGACAACTGCGGTCACGCGGGTGGTGACCACGATCGGCACCGCCGGCGCGGTGGCGGTGGGCGGGCGCGGGTTGCCGCCGGGCTACCCCTACAAGATCGAATCCCTCTACGGCATCGAAGACCCCCAGTTCCTCCGCACGATGGGATTCCTTCTCGGCCCCCCGATGGTCGGCGGCAACAACGTGGACACCCTCGTCAACGGCGATCAGATCTTCCCCGCGATGCTAGAAGCGATCGAATCCGCCGAGAAGAGTATTACGCTCGAAACGTTCATCTACTGGGAAGGGGAAGTCGGCGAGAAGTTCTCGCGAAAGCTCGCCGATCGCGCCAAAGCCGGCGTAAAGGTCCACATCCTGATCGACGCCGTCGGCTCCAACAAGCTCGATGACGACTACGTCAAACGCATGACCGATGCCGGCTGCGATGTAGAACTGTACAACCCTCTCCGTAAGTCGGATGTGCTGTCGTTCGGGCGGCTGAATCACCGCACCCACCGGAAGATCCTGGTGATCGACGGAAAGCTCGGCTTCACCGGCGGCGTGGGCATCGCCGACGAATGGCTCGGCAACGCCCAGGACGAAGACCACTGGCGCGACAACCAGTATCGCATCACCGGCCCGGTCGTCGCATCGCTACAGGCGGCGTTCGCCGACCACTGGATCGAGGCGACGGGAAAAGTCATTCACGGCGACCACTACTTTCCCCTGCTGGCCGAGACCGGCCACAAGCTCGGGCAGGTATTTAAGAGCGGGCCCGGCGGCGGCGGCGAAAGCATGCAGCTCATGTACCTGCTGTCGTTCGCGGCGGCTCGCAAGCGTATCCTGCTCGGCACGGCGTACCTCGTGCCCGACCAGCTCACGATCAACTGCCTGATCGAAGCCAGGCAGCGTGGCGTGCAGGTGCAGATCGTCATCCCCGGTACGACCACCGACAAAATGATCACCCTGCACGCGTCGCGGGCCTGCTGGGGGCAGATGCTGGAAGCGGGCATCGAGATCTACTTGTACGAACGGACGATGTACCACTGCAAACTGATGGTCGTCGACGGGCTGTGGACGTCGGTCGGCTCATCCAACCTCGACAACCGCGGCTTCCGCCTGAACGGCGAAGCGAACCTGAACGTGTTCGACGCCGACCTGGCACAAGTGCAGGAGCGGCTGTTCGACGACGACCTGAAGCACTGCCATCAGGTGACGCTGGATGAGTGGAAGAAGCGGCCGATGACGGAGAAGCTGAAGGAAAAGTTTGCTCGAGCCGCGCGTTGGCAGTTGTAG
- a CDS encoding TatD family hydrolase, producing MKYIDPHIHCVSRTTDDYLYMARSGVVAVSEPAFWAGYDRSSASSFHDYFRHLIDVEPKRAARYGIDHYSWLCINAKEAENVTLSREVIALIPPMLDNPHVLGVGEIGLNKNTRNEITIFEEQVDLAAKYDQMILIHTPHLEDKHKGTSIITSILKNDKRIKPERVLIDHCEEHTMKMARDNGFWAGMTIYPVSKVTPQRAVDMMEIYGTKMLCVNSASDWGESGPQWLTDTCLEFRRRGHTEAEANEVFMNNPCRFFGQSPKWKLKPVEGLPPTDTHP from the coding sequence ATGAAATACATCGACCCCCACATCCATTGCGTCAGCCGAACGACCGACGACTACCTGTACATGGCCCGCAGCGGCGTCGTCGCCGTCTCTGAGCCCGCATTCTGGGCCGGTTACGACCGCTCGTCGGCCTCCAGCTTTCACGACTACTTCCGGCACCTGATCGACGTCGAGCCGAAGCGTGCCGCGCGATACGGCATCGACCACTACAGCTGGCTGTGCATCAACGCCAAGGAAGCCGAGAACGTCACCCTCAGCCGCGAGGTCATCGCGCTGATCCCGCCAATGCTCGACAACCCACACGTGCTGGGCGTCGGCGAGATCGGCTTGAACAAGAACACGCGCAACGAGATCACCATCTTCGAAGAGCAGGTGGACCTGGCGGCGAAGTACGACCAGATGATCCTGATTCATACGCCGCACCTCGAGGACAAGCACAAGGGGACGAGCATCATCACCTCGATCCTGAAGAACGATAAGCGCATCAAGCCCGAGCGGGTGCTAATCGACCACTGCGAAGAGCACACGATGAAGATGGCCCGCGACAACGGCTTCTGGGCGGGGATGACGATCTACCCCGTCAGCAAGGTGACGCCGCAGCGGGCGGTCGACATGATGGAGATCTACGGCACGAAGATGCTCTGCGTGAACAGCGCCAGCGACTGGGGCGAAAGCGGCCCGCAATGGCTCACGGACACCTGCCTCGAGTTCCGCCGTCGCGGCCACACCGAGGCCGAAGCGAACGAAGTCTTCATGAACAACCCCTGCCGATTCTTCGGGCAGAGCCCGAAGTGGAAGCTGAAGCCGGTCGAGGGGCTGCCGCCGACGGATACGCACCCGTAG